Proteins encoded by one window of Electrophorus electricus isolate fEleEle1 chromosome 17, fEleEle1.pri, whole genome shotgun sequence:
- the LOC113568772 gene encoding trace amine-associated receptor 6-like, translated as MNITEDQQNMTVEYCFPDNNSSCRKEVRTGPGNIILFIFLSCIIICNVFLNLLVILSISHFKQLHTPTNLLILSLAVADLLMGLVFMPVNTMQLRDSCWYLGKMACIIFLVINSISASASVCNMVLIAVDRYIAVSDPLLYSTKVTVSKMSLCIILGWSFSLLYVLVYLYFNDHLLPSQILSRCHGECILIVKSSLVIIDLVISFICPCSVILILYSIIFTLARHQAKAVRSVLNATSNRHRAKVSKSSNSKAAKTLGIVVCVYLALWIPFSLCSLFVENMTSLSVVWTVLTWLISINSSVNPLIYAIFYPWFRSSAKYIVTCRLFKLSPSTFH; from the coding sequence ATGAATATCACAGAGGATcaacaaaacatgacagttgAGTACTGCTTTCCTGACAACAACTCATCATGCAGAAAGGAGGTCCGAACAGGCCCtggaaatataattttgtttatttttctgtcttgtatcATTATATGCAATGTATTTTTGAACTTGCTTGTGATCTTGTCCATctctcacttcaagcagcttCATACTCCAACTAACctactcatcctctctctggctgtggctgATCTTCTCATGGGACTTGTTTTCATGCCTGTAAATACAATGCAACTAAGAGACAGCTGTTGGTATCTTGGTAAAATGGCATGTATCATTTTTCTAGTAATCAATTCTATCTCAGCTTCAGCATCTGTATGTAATATGGTTTTAATTGCAGTTGATAGGTACATTGCAGTCAGTGACCCTCTGCTATATTCCACTAAAGTCACagtttctaaaatgtctttatgcATAATTCTAGGCtggtctttttctcttttgtatgtCCTTGTCTATTTGTACTTTAATGACCATCTCCTTCCATCTCAGATCTTGAGCAGATGTCACGGAGAGTGCATTTTAATCGTAAAATCTTCCTTGGTGATCATTGATCTTGTGATTTCGTTTATATGTCCATGTTCAGTTATACTCATCTTgtattcaatcatttttactttagCAAGGCATCAAGCTAAAGCTGTGAGATCCGTGTTGAATGCtacctcaaacagacacagagccaaagTTTCTAAGTCTTCTAattctaaagcagcaaaaacactgggcattgttgtttgtgtttatcttgctcTCTGGATACCTTTTAGTCTATGTTCTCTGTTTGTTGAAAACATGACATCTTTGTCAGTGGTGTGGACTGTTCTTACCTGGCTTATATCCATCAATTCCTCTGTCAATCCtctaatatatgctatattttatccatggtttagaTCATCAGCTAAGTACATTGTGACTTGCAGACTGTTTAAATTATCACCTTCAACATTCCATTAA
- the LOC118242876 gene encoding trace amine-associated receptor 6-like, with translation MNITEYQQNMTVEYCFPDNNSSCRKEVRTGPGNIFLFSFLSCISVCTVFLNLLVILSISHFKQLHTPTNLLILSLAVADLLVGLVFMPVNTMQLRDSCWYLGKMACTIVLIINYISMSASLCNMVFIAVDRYIAVSDPLLYSTKVTVHKMSLFIILGWSFSLLYILIFLYFNDHLLPSQILSRCHGECILFIKSSLVTTDLVISFICPCSVILILYSIIFTLARRQAKAVRSMLNATSNRHRANVSKSSNSKAAKTLGIVVCVYLALWIPFSLCSLFAENMTSFSLVSTVLTWLISINSSVNPLIYAIFYPWFRATAKYIVTCRLFK, from the coding sequence ATGAATATCACAGAGTATCAGCAAAACATGACAGTTGAGTACTGCTTTCCTGACAACAACTCATCATGCAGAAAGGAGGTCCGAACAGGCCctggaaatatatttttgtttagttttctgtcttgtatatctgtttgcactgtgtttttgaacTTGCTTGTGATCTTATCTATctctcacttcaagcagctccataCCCCTACCAACctactcatcctctctctggctgtggccGATCTTCTCGTGGGACTTGTTTTCATGCCTGTGAATACAATGCAACTAAGAGACAGCTGCTGGTATCTTGGTAAAATGGCATGTACAATTGTTCTAATAATCAATTATATCTCAATGTCAGCATCTCTGTGCAATATGGTTTTCATTGCAGTTGATCGGTACATTGCAGTCAGTGATCCTCTGCTATATTCCACTAAAGTCACAGTtcataaaatgtctttattcataATTCTAGGCTGGTCTTTTAGTCTCTTGTATATCCTCATCTTTTTGTACTTTAATGACCATCTCCTTCCATCACAGATCTTGAGCAGATGCCACGGAgagtgcattttatttataaaatcttCCTTAGTGACCACTGATCTTGTGATTTCATTTATATGCCCATGTTCAGTTATACTCATCTTgtattcaatcatttttactttggcaAGACGTCAAGCTAAAGCTGTGAGATCTATGTTGAATGCtacctcaaacagacacagagcaaaTGTTTCTAAGTCTTCTAattctaaagcagcaaaaacacttGGCAtcgttgtttgtgtttatcttgctcTCTGGATACCTTTTAGTCTATGTTCTCTGTTTGCTGAAAACATGACATCTTTTTCACTGGTGTCAACTGTTCTTACCTGGCTTATATCCATCAATTCCTCTGTCAATCCtctaatatatgctatattttatccatggtttagagCAACAGCTAAGTACATTGTGACTTGTAGACTGTTTAAATGA